DNA sequence from the Pseudoliparis swirei isolate HS2019 ecotype Mariana Trench chromosome 6, NWPU_hadal_v1, whole genome shotgun sequence genome:
tcctttttaatccAAACACGTTTTTGTTTACAGCATCCTGTATTGAGTTGCGGTCCTATCGGTTTTAGCACATTTTGGATTATAAATATGTCTTAACATACATccttttctctttgtttgtgtgtcttataACCATGTTTGCCTCTTACTTGTtttacacagacacagacactgcCCGGAGCCTCTCTTGCGAAACTAGCGTCTCTTTTTGTTGAAGCCATTAAGGTGGGGAAAATGGGCAGTGGGAAATCCCTGGAGCTATTCCCTACTGTGCTTACTGCCCTTTCAGCATGTGACACCTTGTCTTATGGCGAAGGTGAGTGCACCTTACTAGCGATGGGAACTTAATAATTTAACTTAATATCAAAAACATCATCATCTTACTTGGTGCTGTGAACTTCAATGTGCAAATTACAATGTGATGATTTTCTGTCTTGTGTGGCTGCTTGTTATTTTATCATAACGTTAGGTGAACTCAGTGGCGAAGAATACAAGAAACAGCTGATCAACAGCCTCTGCTCGAGCAGGTGAGGACATCTCATATTTCAAACTATCTGTACATttgacatgtatttatttaagccgTTCTTGAGCATATATGATAATGACGACATGACCGATCCCCCCGATGAAAGAACATATTTTAGTCCAAACCATTTCATATGGATTTTTAAGAATAGTAATAGAAGTTTTGCTTTTATTGTCATGCAGATGGGACCCACAATGTGTCATCCACCTGACAACCATGTTCAGGTAACACCTTTGACATTCTCAGAGACTATTCAACTGTATTAGTTCTTTTCACTTTTTCTTGCTATCATAATGTTTTACAGTGTATAGCAATGTTTTAATCTGCTAATACTAGTTTGTCTGCCTCATTTTAGGGATGTGCCTCTGTCATCAGAGGAGTTGCAGTTTGTGGTGGAGAAAGTAGTGAGGATGTTCACCAAATTGGATCTGCAGGAGATCCCACCACTGGTTTATCAACTGCTGCTTTTATctgcaaaggtgtgtgtgtgcatacttgtgcttgtgtgcgtgcatgtgtgcatgtgtgtgtgtgtttgtgtgaacaaCAGGTAATCATCTTTCTTCCTTGTTTTAAGTATCTAAATGTCTGCCCTGCACTCTGTCTGATAGGGTTGTAAGAAACAGGTCCTGGATGGAATCATATCGTATTTTAAGAAACAAGATTTctgccaggaggaggagcagaaacaTGGAGAGTGAGTGGCTCATACACTGCAAGTGGAACATACTGTGTTCACTCTGTATCGTAATGCCTACTTTACAtgactgtttgtgtttttctcacGGTCCCTTGCTTCAGGAGCCTGGATCTAGAGGTCCAGTCCATTCCACAGGACCAGCTGAGGCATGTGGAGGGCACTGCTATCCTCCACATAGTCTTTGCTACACGTCTCGACCACGAACTCGGGAGAGAATTTCTTAAAAGCTTTAAGGTTTTGTACAACTCACCTGTTGGTTATTTTTGTAAATTACTTTTTACAATGAAGAGTATGCCATAAATCTAGAATTGCGTTTCTGCAGACGTCTTATGGGGATCTTTGCCCCTTCAGCGTTGCCCTGTTGCTCTCAGTAGCACGCATCCAGCGTTATGAAGAGCAGGTGAGAAAACGATACATTTTTCTGTCATCGGAGTCTTCTCGATTTGACCTTTTCTGTACATTTATCCTCTCTGGTTTGGTTAGGTGTTTGACCTTTTGAAGGGGGCAATCATCAAGAGCTTCAAGGatgagcagctgctgcaggggtCAAAGTTCCTGCAGGACCTCCTGCCTGGGCACTGCAGTTTGGATCTGATGATACTGGACACAGTCAAGAACAGGTCAGTGTCAGGACAAAGAACTTTGCATGTTTGATATGATGTGCTATTAAATTCACAATTTTATCTTCTCACGTACATCATGAAAACAAAATGGTGGTTGATCATCGACACATAAATTGTACACCTGTGCAGTGTGTTTGGTTGGGATCATGTGACCCAGGGGCTGGTGCAGCTGGGCTTCTTCCTTATGGATACATTCGGACCCAAACCTGGACCATTTGGCAAGACCACAGAAGGGTCTGCTTCTGCTGCCATAGCCCGGACCCCCAATCAGCAGGCATGCAAGCTGGGAGGACAGGTGCTTCTGCAGGGCTTTAAGGTATTTTATTTGAGAGCATCCACAATCTAAATGACTGATAATTGACGAAATCATTGTATTGTTTTCTCACTGGAGGATGTGTGTTTCTTCTACAACAGATGCATGAGCCTATCAGAGGTGAGATACTGGACCAGGTCTTGAATCGATTGGTCACAAAGACGgcctcacctgtcaatcattaCTTGGGTAATACAACCTTTTAGATATTAGTCCAAGCTTTCTGCTGAACAAGTTTCTAATCAGTCTAGTTAGAAACTACATTCagatttgttcttttctttgtttctggaTCATCAGATCTTTTCTCTGACATCGTGGTTTCTGCTCCCATGATCCTCTTGGAGTCATCTTCCAAGGTGACAGAGACGTTTGACCACCTGTCATACCTGCCTTTGGCTACGGTTCAGGGTCTACTAAAAGCTATCCAGGTacgcacacacttacacacacacacacacacatatattgtcGAGATTGATTTTGTGTAACTATTGTTCTCTGTACTCTCCAGCCCTTGCTCAAAGTTAGCATGTCCTTGAAAGATGCTTTGATTCTAGTTCTCCGCAAGGCCATGTTCTCCAGGTGTGTACTGCTTTGCTTTGAATCACATGAGGTTTATTAGTACAATTTAATTAATCATCACACATTTGATACCTCGACTGTAATTAAAAGTCAGTGTAACACATGAATAAAGATTTCTTCTTCCCTTGTTATTCCCTCCATATGATTCTCTTTAAGCCAACTGGACGGGAGGAAGTCGGCAGTGTCCGGCTTCTTGTTGCTGCTGAAGAACTTCAAAGTGCTGGGCAGCTTGGCCTCCAGCCAGTGCAGCCAGGCAATCTCCTCCAGCCAGGTACAGTTCCAGTTAGACTGTTCTGAGGCGTGTGCAGCAAAGTGGTTGGAAAACATATGTGGTTGGGACAATATGTGCAATTTTGAACATGGTCTGTTGTGAAATGACCGTCTGCCCGAACCCTAAACAGATCCAAGTCGACGTTCACGCTCGCTACAACTCAGCTGCCAATGAAGCGTTCTGTCTGGAGATCCTCAGCAGCCTGCGCCGCTGCCTCAGCCAGCAGGCTGACGTGCGCCTCATGCTCTATGAGGTGAGAGGTCTCTTTTATTTGTGTTAGTTGTTTAATTTAGCTACATGCTGCTACAATTACTAACTATTTCTCATAGCCTTGATAAGCGGGACTTCTTTTACTCCACTTTCTAGCACCTTTCAACTGCAGACAAAATcctaaaagaaacctttttaacttttaaagtGTGATTCCTCAGTGCTGCAGAGAACCACGTAGTGTGTATGTGGAAAGATATTGTGTACTGAGTATGCACATTCTGAACTATTTCAGGGTTTCTATGATGTCCTCCGTCGCAACTCTCAACTTGCAAGCTCCATCATGCAGACCCTCTTATCGCAGGTATGTGTGGGAAAATTAGGTGTAGAGCCGGTTTGTCATGTAATGTTAAGATGAGGAGCTGTATGTCATGTCTTTGTATCCTTAGCTGAGGCGATACTACGAGCCTGAACAAGACCTCCTGCCCCCGGTGAAACTGGAACCGTGCATCACAGCTCTCGGAGACCAGGTCTACCTCCAGGAGCCACTGGTACGGTCGGCTTGTAGCACTTCAGTGACGGTTTTTGCTTTGTTAATGTCTCACTCTAATAGCGTTTGTTACATTTCAGGCCCATCTGCTGAGCTGTACTGTACATTGCCTGCTGTGGCTGCAGAACATGCAGCGATCGGCCAATCTCAACACTGACgacagtgatgaggaggaggacgaagggGAGGGATATCAGTCTGAACTACAGACAATCCTAGAGAGCATGACAAGACGCATGATCAAGAGTGAACTGGAGGACTTTGAGCTGGTATGCATTAAAGACAAGTATACATCATACACTGAAACACAGAACTAGATCACGCTCTAGCATGGGCTTCAGAGGTTCGGCTCAGACTTCAACTCTCCCACTTTTTGGTGAGCAGGAGTTACTTTCCCAGAAACTGTATTAGTTTAGTTCAGGTTTAGCCAATACTTTAAGTGTGTAAGTTAAATAAAAACGAGTAGTCTGATTGAAGAAAAAATGGGAATTCGAATAAGATTTGCAAACAAATAAGCATGTCTTGTCAGAATTAATTGCTGAAAGATTTTTGAGTTGAATTTTCCTGCCAGTGTTTCAACCTCCATGCTTATCTCTACCCTTGCCAGATAATGTGCCACTGAAAgccgtctgtgtctgtgtgtgtatgtgtgtgtcaggataAGTCAGCTGAGTTCACCACAGGATCAAGTGTTGGGGTTAAGAATAATATCTATGCTGTGCTGGTGATGGGAGTGTATGAGATCCTTATGGAGTACAACTTCATCAAAGCCAACTACAGGTAACAACCACTTCTCTTTGTATAGTCAAGACCTTGTGTAGCTTATTTGTTAAAGTGATGATTTGTGTGCATGCCTCTGTGTGTTGCAGTAAAAGCCGCTTCGAGGAGGTCATGGAGCTGTTTAACCGCTACCACAAACTGGCTGAGATCCTGAAGGAGAAATGTGGAAAGGGTCGAGTGCCTTCAAACAAGAGTCCTCGCAGTTTACTCTCTTTGGGCTTCATATCAActctcctctctgtgctctTCAGGTAAATTATTTTGGTCGCGATGGTTACTCGGATCACAGTTATACCTACTGTCTCCGTCTGAATATACAGAGCCCATTTTATGAAATTAAATCACAATATAAAACTGCTTTTATAAAGACTGTATTAATCGGGGAAAGcacttgttttatttaattctaTTTAATCTATCGAAAGGAGACTCGCAAAAAAACGTGAGCTAAAAGATGGAACTAATATGTTCACTGAATCATGGGTAGTACTGGCAACACCAAAACACAAGAAATACTAGATTGAAACACAACTGGATTGTTTGCTGAAGAtattgcatttcttttgttttctttttcagggaCAGCAGTCAGAGCCGAGAGGAGGCTCTCTCAGTGCTGCGCTCTAGTGGAGAATTTGTGCGCTACGCAGTAAATGTGGCTGTACAGAAGacccagcagctggaggaaactGGACACACAGATGGACCCGATGGACAGAACACAGACAGAACTTTCCGCTTCCTCTGTGACATGACAAGGTCCAGACCCCTTAGCCTAAATAACAGCATCTATCTCGGCCATGTTTATGGCTTTCTTGTCTGACGTGGTTTGACCAAAGAGAGATCTGTGCTGGCATATTCCAGTGTGCTGATGTGGCGTTACACCAACATCCCGAGTGTCGTGGAGGACGCAGGGAAGAAGGAGAAGCGCTCCAGCCTGTCCCTGCTGTGTCTGGAAGGTCTGCTCAGGATCTTCACAACTTGTCAGCAGCGCTATCCAGACAGGATGGCCCAGCTCCTCTCCACCATGGGTTAGACACGCACAGTTTCCAAACAGGGAGTCCGAACAGCAGGAAGTCATCACGTATTGTGTTTCTTGCAGACATCTCCGAGGACAACGAGCAGCCAGACGACAGCAACATTACAGAGATGAACTTCTTTTACATCAGACAGTTTCAGGTGCACTGACACATCATTCATTTGGTTATTCTCTACGTATTTTAAAGATTACCTCCAAACATTTCTGGTGGAGAGGTGTGAGCCACCCCTATCCATTGTTTCTGTTTCAGAAGCCTGGCTTGAAACGATATTTCACACAATGTTTAACTGgggttgatttatttatttcagagaTCAATGTTTGAAAAGTACTAAGCACTGTTCATGCTCTTTGCCTGTCAACAGAGGGCTCTGTTCACGCAGCTGagtggaggggaggaagaaTTTAACAGCAAAGAGGCTCAGCTGCTGGTCAGCATCCTGAGTGTGCTTTCCCGTCAGCTAAAGCCCTCCTCCCAGCAGGTAGCTGGACTCTTCAGTGCACTTCACACAACAAACTCCGTAGCACCTGTTCCACTAACACGTGTCTTCATCTAGTTTGTACAGATGATCACGTGGACTGTGAAAATCTGCAAGGAGACCAGTTTTGGTGAGGGACCGTTGACCTGATCCGTAGGTCCATGTTCAGTACGCTGTGTTCTGAGATCTGTTTGTTTCTCTCATTTAGAGGATGCTGCTTTCTCCAAGGGCCTGCTCTCTCTGCTCTTCAACCTGCATGTTCTCTATAGGAGTCCTGTAAGCCTGTTGCTGGAACTGTGCCAAGACATCCACAGCCAACTCGGAGATATCGATCAGGTACACACAATTACAAAACGCAAGCAATTTTGCATTAAAACTTCACAGCCATTTCATTTTGGCAACATATCCAATCCTGATTTTACTATTGGACATATACATTTTTACATCCTGCAATAATATGTTGCACGTGCCTCCTGGTACCTGGGTCAAAATTAACATGTCACTGTCCACTTTCCTTTCTGTACGGTCAGACTGTGGAGGTGGAAAAACAGTCTCACTTTGCCATCgtcaacatgaagacaacaaccACAGGAGCGGTGAGTGTCTTACAAGCGGAAGCTTCTGATTTGCTGTGACACCAATGGCTCAGAATCTGTTTGCGCAGTgtgtccatcatcatcatcaccatcatcatcatcattttacTCTCTCGCCCCAGCTGCTGGTCCTGTCTCAGGTTGACAGAGTGCTTGATGAAGTGGACTGGCTGATTGCCAAAAAGAAAAGCCAGACATCATCCGACAAATCAGGTTCTGGTAAGAAGCCTTTTCACACTGATGCTCCGCTGGATTAATGCTGAGAGAGGGGACCAGCGAAGAGATGCATCTCTGTCATGGAATGGTAATGATGTTGCATTCTTGACGTGTAGGCGAGGCCATCCAGACTGCAGGCCGACAGGATCCAATAGAGAAAGCAGTGACCCTGCAACTCGGGACTCTTTTGACGGCTTTAAATGAGCTGGTCCAGACGGCGCTGCTGCCCGGCACCTGCACCATCACACTGCTGAGAGAACTGAGTCGCACATACACTATCCTCACCACGCTGGTCAAATATGTACGCATGTGTCCCCCCCTCTATGATCTCGGACTGAATGTAAAGTTTTTCCAGTGCGACATTCATGTCTTTTCTCCATGTGTTGTTTTAGTACATCCAGGTGTGCGCCAGCCAGCAAGGAGCCCTGCCAACACGCTTTGAGAAGCTGGTGAGTCTGAGGTAtcgtttcttttgtttgaatcTTCTCATACTTCTGATGTCATGCAAATCAAGTGTTTTCTGTGCAGGTCAAACTGTCGGGCTCCCACCTAACGCCACAGTGCTACGCCTTCTTCTCACACGCACAGGTACAGCACGGTTGTAGATTAGTCGCCGCCAAAGCTTCAGGTTTTCAGACAAACAATAATCTCTCATTATGGTTGCGCTAGCACTTGACCTTTTTAGTTATGATTTACGGCAACTTCAGGGTCTCGAGGgaatgttgatatatatatatatattttttacaatgtGTTATTAGAGTGGAGAATTCAGTGGTGGAGGTGCAGatgacaagaagaaaaagaaaagaaatgatgTGAATACGGCTCCCTCTGTAAGTAATTTCATCCTATAATTATGTTATAAATGACTTCCACGTTTTGTTTCTCTATCATATCAATAATCACGTAGAGGTGCattgtaaaacaaaacatgtattttatttcGGAAGGCAAAGCTTCTGCGTGAGACGAAAGCCATCCCCAATGTGATCTTCAGTATTGAGCAGTATGAAAAATACCTCATCACACTCTCAAAGAAATCAAAGGTACGTGTGAACTAGACTGCTCGAGGGAGTTGACAATAAAAACTATAAAGAGAGTTGTAAAACAGACCGTTGAGCAAAAGGCACAAAACTGCGTTATTAATGCGGCCCCTGGTACAGTGTTTCACCAGCGCCCGTGTGTTTGTCCAGGTAAACCTGATGCAGTACATGAAGCTGAGCACCTCAAGAGATTTCCGCATCAACGCTGCCACTCTGGACGCAGCGCTGCAGGAGCAGGATGAGAGTCAGGGGGTGAGTCTCATCCTCTAACTAGCAGCTCCAAAGGTCCACGATGTCTTTCCTCACACAGTCCATGCGGCACAATGTTCCACTGTTTTCCCATGTGATGTTTTGAAGGCATCTGTAGTGCCTTGAACACTCTGCTGGCTGAGGTCTTATAGTCTGTTTCTTCTTTCCATCCTTTCAGACCAATGCGTCGCAGGATGCAGAGGTGACAAAAGAACCCaaacagaagaagagaaaacagtGAGCCAAGACTCACTTTGTTGGAATCACACACCTCCAGATCCCTCACGGATCTCGATCTTGACCTAAAGAGCCTCCTGGCTGTCGGGTGTTTGAGCACAGCGCGCTATCTTCCCTTGCTCAGAGAGCCCTCAGTGATGTCGATGATTTGGTACATGTCCAGTGCCTCACCTGCGGAAAGTTGGCACAAGTTTGTTTAACACTTAAGTTGTGTTCACTTCATTTAGTATGTATTTCTAAAGATGTTAGTTGTTCTCAGCGGCCACTTTTAAGAATCACATTAAAGATAGTTGTAAATGCATATAGTAACACTTAAGCTGGCCCTATTTTATCAGTATTTTGATACACAAAGGACAAAGGTGGATCTCTGGTTTCcaatacacacatgcatcctGAGAGTTTAAGCCTAGCTTTGTGTAAAGtgctttaaaatgtatattttctatttatttacttCTGTTGGATGGACTTTTACCAAGGTATCAGGAGTTGAGATGTtgatatgttcatgtgttctaaTTTGTAATTAATTCCTATAAATGAATTACTACTTTGTACATCATTTCCGGACTGCTTTTTAATCTTTTCTGGCAAGGCTGTGTAATGCAGTGCAAAGAAATCTGAAATGTCATTTACAATATAAAATGGCATCTGGATATACTTGTTTTCAGACAGATACAATTGATTAATTCATGTTTAAGCTACCTTCAAAtgaaacattattcaaatactAATTAATGTACACAAATCTATTTGATACCTGCAGGTATTTGATCCTCAAGTCCCCCTTTATTATATCACACATTTGAAAAGTACAtataactactactactacgacaGAACAACTCAAATCAATGCTGATGATGGTGGACAGGACTCACCGGGTGGTAGGTTGTATCTGCGCTCCAGACCTGTGGGGTTGGAGGGGGTCACACAGTCCATGGTGACCTCCTTCCTCAGGCACTGGTCAATGTCTACTGCACTGAAGAAAGCTACTGACTGGGGAAGGTCCTTCAAGCCTAACGCGTGGGCAAACACACTCCTGCAGGAGACACAAGCTCACACTCAGGAAAGCTGCACTGTGCATTGCCTATTCCATCACAGAAGCATAAAATACGCAGCAGCGGGCAGACCTCGTCAGCAGGTTTGTGACCTGCAGTGCCAGCGCTGCTCGGTAACGGTCTTCGCTTCGGACGAGGTACCGCACTTCATCGTGGATGCTGATGCAGAAACGGCCATCGATGTCGTGCTCCTCAAAGAGCCACTTCATGGCCACCagcatcagatggaggtagtcCACCGCAGAGCTCTGCACCACCCAGTTCACTCTGCTCGTGATAAACTGACATACGGAATATGGCGCCGTCCTAATTTAACGCGTAACCTGTTTGCCGACTTTTGAGAAATGTGCatgtaattaattatttattttaaaaacagtttgGAATTAGTCAGATTTGTAA
Encoded proteins:
- the fanci gene encoding Fanconi anemia group I protein isoform X1, coding for MRAAMDRIVMLSDGDSTAELQKYLSSLTHDQLTTVINSGSLKGKNVGAMIKGIFKGSPSDSTEGSSRRLLVYQHCIPLCESGDLQTEVAADIIGLLMLETQTLPGASLAKLASLFVEAIKVGKMGSGKSLELFPTVLTALSACDTLSYGEGELSGEEYKKQLINSLCSSRWDPQCVIHLTTMFRDVPLSSEELQFVVEKVVRMFTKLDLQEIPPLVYQLLLLSAKGCKKQVLDGIISYFKKQDFCQEEEQKHGESLDLEVQSIPQDQLRHVEGTAILHIVFATRLDHELGREFLKSFKTSYGDLCPFSVALLLSVARIQRYEEQVFDLLKGAIIKSFKDEQLLQGSKFLQDLLPGHCSLDLMILDTVKNSVFGWDHVTQGLVQLGFFLMDTFGPKPGPFGKTTEGSASAAIARTPNQQACKLGGQVLLQGFKMHEPIRGEILDQVLNRLVTKTASPVNHYLDLFSDIVVSAPMILLESSSKVTETFDHLSYLPLATVQGLLKAIQPLLKVSMSLKDALILVLRKAMFSSQLDGRKSAVSGFLLLLKNFKVLGSLASSQCSQAISSSQIQVDVHARYNSAANEAFCLEILSSLRRCLSQQADVRLMLYEGFYDVLRRNSQLASSIMQTLLSQLRRYYEPEQDLLPPVKLEPCITALGDQVYLQEPLAHLLSCTVHCLLWLQNMQRSANLNTDDSDEEEDEGEGYQSELQTILESMTRRMIKSELEDFELDKSAEFTTGSSVGVKNNIYAVLVMGVYEILMEYNFIKANYSKSRFEEVMELFNRYHKLAEILKEKCGKGRVPSNKSPRSLLSLGFISTLLSVLFRDSSQSREEALSVLRSSGEFVRYAVNVAVQKTQQLEETGHTDGPDGQNTDRTFRFLCDMTSVLMWRYTNIPSVVEDAGKKEKRSSLSLLCLEGLLRIFTTCQQRYPDRMAQLLSTMDISEDNEQPDDSNITEMNFFYIRQFQRALFTQLSGGEEEFNSKEAQLLVSILSVLSRQLKPSSQQFVQMITWTVKICKETSFEDAAFSKGLLSLLFNLHVLYRSPVSLLLELCQDIHSQLGDIDQTVEVEKQSHFAIVNMKTTTTGALLVLSQVDRVLDEVDWLIAKKKSQTSSDKSGSGEAIQTAGRQDPIEKAVTLQLGTLLTALNELVQTALLPGTCTITLLRELSRTYTILTTLVKYYIQVCASQQGALPTRFEKLVKLSGSHLTPQCYAFFSHAQSGEFSGGGADDKKKKKRNDVNTAPSAKLLRETKAIPNVIFSIEQYEKYLITLSKKSKVNLMQYMKLSTSRDFRINAATLDAALQEQDESQGTNASQDAEVTKEPKQKKRKQ
- the fanci gene encoding Fanconi anemia group I protein isoform X2, which codes for MRAAMDRIVMLSDGDSTAELQKYLSSLTHDQLTTVINSGSLKGKNVGAMIKGIFKGSPSDSTEGSSRRLLVYQHCIPLCESGDLQTEVAADIIGLLMLETQTLPGASLAKLASLFVEAIKVGKMGSGKSLELFPTVLTALSACDTLSYGEGELSGEEYKKQLINSLCSSRWDPQCVIHLTTMFRDVPLSSEELQFVVEKVVRMFTKLDLQEIPPLVYQLLLLSAKGCKKQVLDGIISYFKKQDFCQEEEQKHGESLDLEVQSIPQDQLRHVEGTAILHIVFATRLDHELGREFLKSFKTSYGDLCPFSVALLLSVARIQRYEEQVFDLLKGAIIKSFKDEQLLQGSKFLQDLLPGHCSLDLMILDTVKNSVFGWDHVTQGLVQLGFFLMDTFGPKPGPFGKTTEGSASAAIARTPNQQACKLGGQVLLQGFKMHEPIRGEILDQVLNRLVTKTASPVNHYLDLFSDIVVSAPMILLESSSKVTETFDHLSYLPLATVQGLLKAIQPLLKVSMSLKDALILVLRKAMFSSQLDGRKSAVSGFLLLLKNFKVLGSLASSQCSQAISSSQIQVDVHARYNSAANEAFCLEILSSLRRCLSQQADVRLMLYEGFYDVLRRNSQLASSIMQTLLSQLRRYYEPEQDLLPPVKLEPCITALGDQVYLQEPLAHLLSCTVHCLLWLQNMQRSANLNTDDSDEEEDEGEGYQSELQTILESMTRRMIKSELEDFELDKSAEFTTGSSVGVKNNIYAVLVMGVYEILMEYNFIKANYSKSRFEEVMELFNRYHKLAEILKEKCGKGRVPSNKSPRSLLSLGFISTLLSVLFRDSSQSREEALSVLRSSGEFVRYAVNVAVQKTQQLEETGHTDGPDGQNTDRTFRFLCDMTSVLMWRYTNIPSVVEDAGKKEKRSSLSLLCLEGLLRIFTTCQQRYPDRMAQLLSTMDISEDNEQPDDSNITEMNFFYIRQFQRALFTQLSGGEEEFNSKEAQLLVSILSVLSRQLKPSSQQFVQMITWTVKICKETSFEDAAFSKGLLSLLFNLHVLYRSPVSLLLELCQDIHSQLGDIDQTVEVEKQSHFAIVNMKTTTTGALLVLSQVDRVLDEVDWLIAKKKSQTSSDKSGSGEAIQTAGRQDPIEKAVTLQLGTLLTALNELVQTALLPGTCTITLLRELSRTYTILTTLVKYYIQVCASQQGALPTRFEKLVSLRSNCRAPT